One window of Tenacibaculum maritimum NCIMB 2154 genomic DNA carries:
- a CDS encoding di-heme oxidoreductase family protein, translated as MTKFLAPLLIASIFFSCSNKETYIPTNIATYEKDEELLAGKLTTRILGSNAFDQAVPGLPDQTDLLFFVGNSLFRQNWVSAPASTTARDGLGPTFNARACSSCHNKDGRGTPLQVGQQFSAGFLMRISLNGNNPHGEPIPVPNYGNQIQEHANLGIPYEAKVTVKFETIKGSFADGETYELKKPIYTIIDEQFGTLQNVLTSPRVGQQVIGLGLVDAIANEAILANTDEFDLDDDGISGKANYVWDVLKKETVLGRFGWKANAPNLQQQVAGAFSGDMGLTTSLFPNENCPSPQQDCQNAPNGGAPEITDRALKQIMIYSSSLSVPIRRNFKNENVLRGKQLFREMKCASCHIETFTTSDKYPINPTLTNVKIRPYSDFLLHDMGADLADNRPDFLANGKEWRTQPLWGIGMIEEVNGHTFLLHDGRARNIEEAILWHGGEAHKAKESYKKLKRDDRLAVLAFINSL; from the coding sequence ATGACAAAGTTTTTAGCTCCATTATTAATAGCCTCTATTTTCTTTTCTTGTAGTAATAAGGAGACTTATATTCCTACTAATATTGCCACTTATGAAAAAGATGAAGAATTACTAGCAGGAAAACTAACTACTCGTATATTAGGTTCAAATGCTTTTGATCAAGCTGTTCCTGGCCTGCCTGATCAAACGGATTTACTTTTTTTTGTTGGAAATTCTTTATTTCGCCAAAACTGGGTAAGTGCTCCTGCTTCTACAACTGCCAGAGATGGCTTGGGGCCTACTTTTAATGCTAGGGCTTGCTCTTCTTGTCATAATAAAGATGGAAGAGGAACCCCTCTTCAAGTAGGACAGCAATTTTCTGCGGGGTTTTTAATGAGAATTAGTTTGAATGGTAATAATCCTCATGGTGAACCTATCCCTGTTCCTAACTACGGTAATCAAATCCAAGAACACGCTAATTTAGGAATTCCTTATGAAGCCAAAGTAACGGTAAAGTTTGAAACAATTAAAGGAAGCTTTGCTGATGGAGAAACGTATGAATTAAAAAAGCCTATTTATACCATCATTGATGAACAATTTGGGACGTTGCAAAATGTATTGACTTCTCCTAGAGTTGGGCAACAAGTAATTGGTTTAGGCTTAGTAGATGCCATTGCGAATGAAGCGATTCTCGCTAATACAGATGAATTTGACCTTGATGATGACGGTATTTCTGGAAAAGCCAACTATGTTTGGGATGTTCTTAAAAAAGAAACTGTTTTAGGAAGGTTTGGCTGGAAAGCAAACGCTCCTAACTTACAACAGCAAGTTGCTGGGGCTTTTAGTGGAGATATGGGGCTTACCACTTCTTTATTTCCTAATGAAAATTGCCCATCTCCTCAACAAGATTGCCAAAATGCTCCTAATGGAGGAGCTCCAGAAATAACAGATAGAGCGCTGAAACAAATCATGATTTATTCTTCTTCTTTATCTGTTCCTATTCGACGAAATTTTAAAAATGAGAACGTCCTTAGAGGTAAACAACTATTTAGAGAAATGAAATGTGCTAGCTGCCATATTGAAACATTTACAACTTCTGATAAATATCCTATAAACCCTACTTTAACGAATGTAAAAATTAGACCCTATTCCGATTTTTTATTACATGATATGGGAGCTGATCTAGCTGACAATAGACCTGATTTCTTAGCCAATGGTAAAGAATGGCGCACACAACCTCTATGGGGTATTGGAATGATTGAAGAAGTAAATGGCCACACTTTTTTATTACACGATGGTAGGGCTAGAAATATTGAAGAAGCAATTCTTTGGCATGGTGGAGAAGCTCATAAAGCCAAAGAATCTTATAAAAAATTAAAGAGAGATGACCGATTAGCAGTACTGGCTTTTATTAATTCCTTATAA
- a CDS encoding imelysin family protein translates to MIHKNLTLLLIIFLFTACSDDTVTQSFDLKQLRNNFIKNIETPSTNKLLQNIELLNKEITAFSMEANRQNLEKLQSTWKLTAIAFSGNEILNIGAIKASGIHNAFYSWNANEEGINNYINSSNVISGTTINTLPTNFRGLSAIEFLIFDASFTETLASFSNQRRVQYLKMLGENLLQKAISLNKIWKNYRAVFISNNTTGIDGGINIVINQINASLENIKRFKIGEPAGIERTTFVDINKLQAEKSASSIALIKKNINTIKEIYFGKTEGLADYVSFITKNNDLNIKIGKQFELIENSITKLNSKALKDVLLSNPNDVKELYDTIKSLIILIKADLASALSITITFTDNDGD, encoded by the coding sequence ATGATACATAAAAATTTAACTTTATTATTAATTATTTTTCTTTTTACTGCTTGTAGTGATGACACAGTAACCCAATCATTCGATCTCAAGCAATTAAGAAATAACTTTATTAAAAACATTGAAACACCAAGCACTAATAAACTTCTTCAAAATATTGAGCTTCTAAATAAAGAGATTACTGCTTTTTCTATGGAGGCAAACAGACAAAATTTAGAAAAACTTCAAAGCACATGGAAACTGACTGCCATTGCTTTTAGTGGAAATGAAATATTAAACATTGGAGCAATTAAGGCCTCTGGAATTCATAATGCTTTTTATAGTTGGAACGCAAATGAAGAAGGTATTAATAATTATATAAACTCTTCAAACGTTATTTCAGGCACTACCATCAATACTTTGCCTACAAATTTTCGTGGGCTGAGCGCTATTGAGTTTTTAATTTTTGACGCTTCCTTCACTGAAACCCTAGCTTCTTTTAGTAATCAAAGACGGGTTCAATACTTAAAAATGCTAGGTGAAAATCTACTACAAAAAGCCATTTCTTTAAATAAAATATGGAAAAACTATCGCGCTGTTTTTATTTCTAATAACACTACTGGAATTGATGGTGGAATTAATATAGTTATAAACCAAATAAATGCTTCACTAGAAAATATAAAACGGTTTAAAATAGGAGAGCCTGCTGGTATAGAAAGAACTACCTTCGTAGATATTAATAAGCTTCAAGCTGAAAAAAGTGCCTCTTCTATAGCACTTATAAAAAAGAATATAAATACCATTAAGGAAATTTACTTTGGAAAAACAGAGGGATTAGCTGACTATGTTAGCTTTATTACAAAGAATAACGATTTAAATATTAAAATTGGAAAGCAATTTGAACTCATTGAAAACAGTATTACTAAACTAAATTCAAAAGCATTAAAAGATGTGCTTCTTAGTAATCCTAATGACGTAAAAGAGCTATATGATACTATTAAATCCTTAATCATACTTATCAAAGCCGATCTTGCTAGTGCGCTATCAATTACTATTACCTTTACCGATAATGATGGCGATTAA
- a CDS encoding TonB-dependent receptor domain-containing protein, which translates to MKLKLKDYSIIIMLLFSLQNLLAQHTIYGKVVDSQGNAIKGVEVYSASGGILAKSDLQGSYKITSLKSGKHKIVFFSYYFKINEKNIAITNKNLQLNIVLEALEEELSEVVINQRKRKAFTLKRLKEVEGTAIFAGKKTEVVLVDQSIGNKAANNARQIYSQVVGLNIYENDDAGLQLNIGGRGLDPNRTSNFNTRQNGYDISADVLGYPESYYTPPGEALKEIQIIRGAASLQYGTQFGGLLNFKFKGPNRNEGFELITRQSIGSFGLFNSFTSVGGTVGKTGYYGYFNFKEGDGFRPNSAFNSKNIYAHVDHKISNKTTFIAEFTHLNYLAKQPGGLTDSQFNQNPLQSLRSRNWFDIDWNLWALKLEHNFTETTRLSFNLFGLSASRKALGYRGNYKFIGLNPVSAPDETENGVYDFRDLIIGNYKNWGIETRFLSNYTLGNKKSIFLVGAKYYRANNDEKQGAGSRDSDADFKFVDKEDYNSSFFKFPNENVAIFGENIFKISESFTLTPGIRLEYIKTSANGEYSRVLRDGAGNALPGGISTAIENKVKERSFALLGIGVSYKPSASFELYGNISQNYRSVTFNDIRTVNPSFLVGENIGDEKGATADIGLRGRWNNFLSYDVGAYGLFYKDRIGVTLVSTGPNKGDRVRDNIGEAFIYGVESFIDWNLLSVFHSANDEVVLNLFTNIAVTASEYTKSKERSVVGKKVEFIPLMNFKTGVKFGYKNFLGSVQYTHLSKQFTDATNGETVQVGSSREGLVGSIPAYSILDASFSYSYKRWKLETGINNLLNENYFTRRATGYPGPGIIPSAPRSYYVTLEFSL; encoded by the coding sequence ATGAAATTAAAATTAAAGGATTATAGCATTATTATAATGCTACTTTTTTCACTGCAAAATTTACTTGCTCAGCACACTATTTATGGAAAAGTAGTAGATAGTCAAGGGAATGCTATTAAAGGAGTTGAAGTTTATAGTGCTTCTGGAGGAATTTTAGCAAAATCTGATCTCCAAGGAAGTTATAAAATCACTTCTTTAAAATCAGGGAAACATAAAATTGTGTTCTTCTCATATTATTTTAAAATAAATGAAAAAAACATAGCGATAACGAATAAAAACTTACAGCTAAATATTGTATTAGAAGCATTAGAAGAAGAGCTATCAGAAGTAGTTATAAATCAACGAAAAAGAAAAGCTTTTACACTTAAGAGATTAAAAGAAGTAGAAGGGACAGCAATTTTTGCAGGAAAAAAAACAGAGGTTGTATTAGTAGATCAATCTATAGGAAATAAGGCTGCCAATAATGCACGTCAAATATATAGCCAAGTTGTGGGTTTGAATATTTACGAAAATGATGATGCAGGGTTGCAATTAAATATTGGAGGGAGAGGATTGGATCCTAATAGAACTTCCAATTTTAACACAAGACAGAATGGTTATGATATCAGTGCCGATGTATTAGGATACCCAGAAAGTTATTATACACCTCCAGGAGAGGCTTTAAAAGAAATACAAATTATAAGAGGAGCTGCCTCTTTGCAATATGGAACCCAATTTGGAGGTTTGCTAAACTTTAAATTTAAAGGCCCCAATAGAAATGAAGGGTTTGAATTGATAACGCGTCAATCAATTGGATCATTTGGTTTGTTTAATAGTTTTACAAGTGTAGGAGGAACAGTAGGAAAAACAGGATATTATGGGTATTTTAATTTTAAGGAAGGAGATGGTTTTAGACCTAATTCTGCATTTAATTCAAAAAATATATATGCTCACGTAGATCATAAAATATCAAATAAAACTACATTCATAGCAGAATTTACACATTTAAATTATTTAGCAAAACAACCTGGAGGGCTTACAGATAGCCAGTTCAATCAAAATCCGTTGCAAAGTTTACGAAGCAGAAATTGGTTTGATATAGATTGGAATCTATGGGCGTTAAAGCTCGAGCATAATTTTACAGAAACCACAAGGTTGAGTTTTAATCTTTTTGGATTAAGCGCTTCAAGAAAAGCTTTAGGGTATAGAGGAAACTATAAATTTATTGGATTAAATCCAGTTTCAGCACCTGATGAAACAGAGAATGGAGTATATGATTTTAGAGATTTAATCATAGGGAATTATAAAAACTGGGGAATAGAAACGCGCTTTTTATCAAATTATACCCTCGGAAATAAAAAAAGTATATTTCTAGTAGGAGCCAAGTATTACCGAGCGAATAATGATGAAAAGCAAGGAGCGGGTTCCAGAGATAGTGATGCTGATTTTAAATTTGTAGATAAAGAGGATTATAATAGCTCTTTCTTTAAATTTCCTAACGAAAATGTAGCAATTTTTGGAGAAAATATCTTTAAAATATCAGAGAGTTTCACGTTAACGCCGGGAATTCGTTTGGAATATATAAAAACTAGTGCTAATGGTGAATATTCTAGAGTTTTAAGAGATGGAGCAGGAAATGCATTACCTGGAGGAATTAGTACAGCAATAGAAAATAAAGTGAAGGAAAGAAGTTTTGCATTGTTAGGAATAGGAGTTAGTTATAAACCATCAGCTAGTTTTGAATTATATGGAAATATATCTCAAAATTATCGCTCGGTTACCTTTAATGATATTAGAACGGTAAATCCATCATTTTTGGTAGGGGAAAATATAGGAGATGAAAAAGGAGCTACAGCAGATATTGGATTAAGAGGTAGATGGAATAACTTTTTATCTTATGATGTAGGAGCCTACGGATTATTTTATAAAGATCGTATAGGAGTAACTTTAGTTTCTACAGGCCCCAATAAAGGGGATAGAGTAAGAGATAATATCGGGGAAGCATTTATTTATGGTGTAGAAAGTTTTATAGATTGGAATTTATTATCAGTATTTCATAGTGCTAATGACGAAGTTGTTTTAAATCTATTTACCAATATAGCGGTGACTGCATCTGAATATACCAAATCTAAAGAGCGTAGTGTGGTAGGGAAGAAAGTAGAATTTATTCCATTAATGAATTTTAAAACAGGAGTTAAGTTTGGTTATAAGAACTTCTTAGGAAGCGTTCAATATACGCATTTATCTAAACAGTTTACAGATGCTACCAATGGAGAAACAGTACAAGTAGGTAGTAGTAGAGAAGGGTTAGTAGGTAGCATACCAGCATATTCAATTTTAGACGCATCTTTTTCATATTCATATAAAAGATGGAAATTGGAAACAGGTATAAATAATTTATTAAATGAAAATTACTTTACAAGAAGAGCTACAGGATATCCAGGACCAGGTATTATACCGTCAGCTCCTAGAAGTTATTATGTAACATTGGAATTTAGCTTATAA
- a CDS encoding HTTM domain-containing protein, with the protein MAISRQIRNYLEKTTEAASLAVFRIFFGIMMFASMLRFWYHGWIESLYVNPKFHFSYFGFEWVKPLGSYTYLLFVICALAALLITIGYKYRVAIVIFFLSFTYIELMDKTTYLNHYYFISLVSFMLIFLPASAYFSIDAKLNSKLSYQKVPQYTVDVLKLMLGIVYFYAGLAKLNSDWLFRASPLSIWLPVQYDLPIVGSLMPKTWFHFAMSWGGTLYDLTIPFLLLYKRTRLFAFFMVVIFHVFTRILFPIGMFPFIMIVNTLLFFTPSFHHKIIAFIAKLIRTSKANFDNGKILTYSVKQQIAVKIFAVFFTFQLLFPFRYLAYPGELFWTEEGFRFSWRVMLMEKAGIADFKIVDADTGKYFYINNRDYLTILQEKQMSFQPDFILEFAHFLGDTFKDKGIKKPEVYVESFVTLNGRLSSQFIDATVNLYQEKDSFKHKNWIIPFNHEIKIKGL; encoded by the coding sequence ATGGCGATTAGTCGTCAAATACGAAACTATTTAGAAAAAACTACGGAAGCAGCTTCTTTGGCTGTTTTCCGTATTTTTTTTGGTATCATGATGTTTGCAAGCATGCTACGTTTTTGGTATCATGGATGGATTGAATCATTGTATGTCAATCCAAAGTTTCATTTCTCTTATTTTGGTTTTGAGTGGGTAAAACCTTTAGGAAGTTATACCTACTTGCTATTTGTTATTTGTGCTTTGGCAGCGTTATTAATAACTATTGGTTATAAATATAGAGTAGCCATAGTTATTTTCTTTTTGAGTTTTACCTATATAGAATTAATGGATAAAACAACTTATTTGAATCATTATTATTTTATAAGTTTGGTTAGTTTTATGCTAATCTTTTTACCAGCAAGTGCCTATTTTTCAATAGATGCAAAATTAAATTCTAAGTTATCTTATCAAAAAGTACCCCAATATACCGTAGATGTATTAAAATTAATGCTAGGAATAGTGTATTTTTATGCGGGTTTAGCAAAGTTAAACTCTGATTGGTTATTTAGAGCTTCTCCTCTAAGTATATGGTTACCTGTGCAATATGATTTGCCAATAGTAGGAAGCTTGATGCCTAAAACTTGGTTTCATTTTGCAATGAGTTGGGGAGGAACCTTATATGATTTGACCATTCCTTTTTTATTATTATATAAAAGAACAAGGCTGTTTGCTTTTTTTATGGTAGTAATATTTCATGTATTTACAAGAATATTATTTCCAATAGGAATGTTTCCCTTTATAATGATAGTAAACACTTTGCTGTTTTTTACACCCAGTTTTCATCATAAAATCATAGCCTTTATAGCTAAATTGATAAGAACTTCTAAGGCTAATTTTGACAATGGAAAAATATTAACATACTCGGTAAAACAACAAATAGCAGTAAAAATATTTGCTGTCTTTTTTACGTTTCAATTACTTTTTCCTTTTAGATATCTAGCATACCCAGGAGAGTTATTTTGGACAGAAGAAGGATTTCGTTTTTCTTGGAGAGTAATGCTTATGGAAAAGGCAGGAATAGCTGATTTTAAAATAGTGGATGCTGATACTGGTAAATATTTCTATATAAATAATAGAGATTATCTAACCATTTTACAAGAAAAGCAAATGAGTTTCCAGCCTGATTTCATTTTAGAATTTGCTCATTTTTTAGGAGATACTTTTAAAGACAAGGGAATAAAAAAACCAGAGGTTTATGTAGAAAGTTTCGTAACTCTTAACGGGAGATTGAGTTCACAATTTATAGATGCAACAGTAAACTTATACCAAGAGAAAGATAGTTTTAAACACAAAAATTGGATTATACCATTTAATCATGAAATTAAAATTAAAGGATTATAG
- a CDS encoding imelysin family protein has product MFKKVSLLSIISIIILYACSSSSDNSLEVGDGFDRKEMLTHWANNLIVPGYTDFAEKTENLKDAANNFAVTPNQANLLTLRTSWKTAYMVWQKVSIFQIGKAETLNMVSNMNTFPTNIEDLTLNITSGNYDLTSQNEYDEQGFPALDYMINGVASDDASIIAFYTGVDAAKYKKYLNDLVIRIDLLAKEVLADWNGEFKNLFIENDGSSITSSVDKLVNFYVVSFFEREVREKKISFPSGVRTGTPIPRNAEAYYKKDISKVLLEAAFDATEDFFNGKTYDGNTTGKSLKAYLQFLKREDLIAAINTKITDVRSAIDVLDANFVRQINTDNTKMTLAFDKLQLLVKDLKVDMASAMSIKITIEDNDGD; this is encoded by the coding sequence ATGTTTAAAAAAGTTAGTTTACTTTCCATTATTTCGATAATAATACTATATGCGTGTAGCTCTAGTTCTGATAATAGCTTAGAAGTAGGAGACGGGTTTGACAGAAAAGAGATGTTAACGCATTGGGCGAACAATTTAATTGTACCAGGTTATACAGACTTTGCTGAGAAAACAGAAAATTTAAAAGATGCTGCAAATAATTTTGCAGTAACGCCAAATCAAGCTAATTTATTAACCCTAAGAACAAGTTGGAAAACGGCTTATATGGTTTGGCAAAAAGTTTCAATATTTCAAATAGGAAAGGCAGAAACTTTGAATATGGTTAGTAATATGAATACTTTTCCTACAAATATTGAAGATTTAACATTGAATATTACTTCAGGAAATTATGATTTAACTTCTCAGAATGAATATGATGAACAAGGATTTCCTGCTTTAGATTATATGATAAATGGGGTAGCATCAGATGATGCTAGTATCATCGCATTTTATACAGGAGTTGATGCTGCTAAATACAAAAAGTATTTGAATGATTTGGTAATAAGAATAGACCTTTTAGCTAAAGAGGTTCTAGCAGATTGGAATGGAGAATTTAAGAATTTGTTTATAGAAAATGATGGTTCTTCTATAACAAGTAGTGTAGATAAGTTAGTTAACTTTTATGTGGTTTCTTTCTTTGAAAGAGAAGTTAGAGAAAAGAAAATTTCATTTCCTTCAGGGGTAAGAACAGGAACTCCTATTCCAAGAAATGCAGAAGCTTATTACAAAAAAGATATTTCTAAAGTATTATTAGAGGCAGCTTTTGATGCCACAGAAGACTTTTTTAATGGAAAAACATATGATGGCAATACTACAGGTAAAAGTTTAAAGGCATACTTACAATTTTTAAAGAGAGAGGATTTAATTGCAGCAATCAATACTAAGATTACTGATGTAAGAAGCGCGATAGATGTTTTAGATGCTAATTTTGTGCGCCAGATAAATACGGATAATACGAAAATGACATTGGCATTTGATAAGTTACAACTTTTAGTAAAAGACTTAAAGGTTGATATGGCAAGTGCAATGAGTATAAAAATTACAATTGAAGATAACGATGGCGATTAG
- a CDS encoding DUF4856 domain-containing protein produces the protein MKRVILSALAISALVFTSCSSDDDTPINNVTAPPTYKFERNKNTTVSFSGQTARIKMSAEIVAGLKKTSSTKAGLMEMFKDGTGFTEAALNTSGKKVREKVAASQDYFKANLTERNELLADFDGWMNSQVDVVFPKWNADASKGNAGRLQKLNSNPASYRYVNAKGLELDQAFGKSLIGALMADQILNNYLSMDVLDAGENKANNDSEVLESGKSYTKMEHKWDEAFGYLYGTEENPEKPVLGADNFLNKYLSRVEKDPSFKGIAKKIYDAFKLGRAAIVAKNYEVRNTQAEIIREAISKVIAIRAVYYLQAGKEKLATDKTAAFHDLSEGYGFVYSLRFARNASGNPHLDKTKVKGYLTTLMKGDGFWDVTPETLDTISKEIAAAFKFTVAEAKDANN, from the coding sequence ATGAAAAGAGTAATTCTTTCAGCATTAGCTATTTCAGCTTTAGTGTTCACTTCATGCTCTAGTGATGATGATACACCAATTAATAATGTAACAGCACCTCCTACATATAAGTTTGAGAGAAATAAAAATACTACAGTTAGTTTTTCTGGTCAAACAGCTAGAATTAAGATGTCGGCAGAGATTGTTGCAGGACTGAAAAAAACTTCTAGTACTAAAGCAGGTTTAATGGAGATGTTTAAAGATGGTACCGGATTTACAGAAGCGGCATTAAATACATCAGGAAAAAAAGTACGTGAAAAGGTAGCGGCATCTCAAGATTACTTCAAAGCGAACTTAACAGAAAGAAATGAATTATTAGCCGATTTTGATGGCTGGATGAATTCGCAAGTAGATGTTGTATTTCCAAAGTGGAATGCAGATGCATCAAAAGGGAATGCAGGTAGATTGCAAAAACTAAATTCTAACCCAGCTTCTTATCGTTATGTGAATGCCAAAGGGTTAGAGCTAGATCAAGCTTTTGGGAAATCATTGATAGGGGCTTTAATGGCTGATCAAATTTTAAATAACTATTTAAGTATGGATGTTCTTGATGCTGGAGAAAATAAAGCGAATAATGATTCAGAAGTATTAGAGTCAGGGAAGAGCTATACTAAAATGGAGCATAAATGGGATGAAGCTTTTGGATACTTATATGGTACCGAAGAAAACCCAGAAAAACCAGTTCTAGGAGCTGATAACTTCTTAAATAAATACTTAAGTAGAGTAGAAAAAGATCCTAGCTTTAAAGGAATAGCTAAAAAAATATATGACGCTTTTAAATTAGGTAGAGCAGCAATTGTAGCTAAAAATTATGAAGTGCGAAATACACAAGCTGAAATTATTAGAGAGGCTATATCTAAAGTGATTGCAATTAGAGCTGTTTATTATTTACAAGCTGGTAAAGAAAAGTTAGCTACAGATAAAACAGCAGCTTTTCATGATTTATCTGAAGGATATGGGTTTGTATATAGCTTACGTTTTGCTCGTAATGCATCAGGAAACCCGCATTTAGACAAGACAAAGGTTAAAGGTTATTTAACAACTTTAATGAAAGGAGATGGATTTTGGGATGTAACTCCAGAAACATTGGATACAATTTCAAAAGAAATTGCAGCAGCGTTTAAATTTACTGTAGCAGAAGCTAAAGATGCTAATAACTAG
- a CDS encoding bifunctional metallophosphatase/5'-nucleotidase, translating to MKRGIKIFFFSLVSFVSCVSLQQVEAKKEENKISEDFTTVKAKKKRSNTIEFNFLQLNDVYEIAPIQGGKYGGMARVATVHKQLLKENPNTMMVLAGDFLNPSLLGTVKYEGNRLRGRQMVDVMNHMGVDLVAFGNHEFDLSYKDLQKRLNESNFEWISGNIKHYKAGKKELFSKILKGKKFPVKDTFIREFVNIDGTRVKIGFISVCIPSNPRSYIAYGDVIEEAKRSYNELKGKVDLVFGLTHVKINQDKEIAKLLPNIPLIMGGHEHTNSYDKEGKVIIAKADANAKTVYIHKVSYNKLTKEVDVYSELKEINKEIQPDKKIAKIVNKWQAILKNKIKELVANPEEVIYNAIIPLDARDTPIRSKQTNMGKLIAKAMSFAFDDSVDCALVNGGSIRLDDTLTGNITPIDIFKVLPYGGAILKIELKGSLLKKVLDFGAESVGTGAYLQRYNVDNNKGRWFVQNELIDKNKVYKVAISDYLLKGFDIPFLSEKNKEILRVYQPKLGEKGHDIRSAIIQYFKK from the coding sequence ATGAAAAGAGGTATAAAAATATTCTTTTTTTCTTTAGTATCTTTTGTTAGTTGTGTGTCATTACAGCAAGTAGAAGCTAAAAAGGAAGAAAATAAAATTTCTGAGGATTTTACAACTGTTAAAGCCAAAAAAAAGAGGTCTAACACTATTGAATTTAATTTTTTACAATTGAATGATGTGTATGAAATAGCCCCTATTCAAGGAGGAAAATATGGAGGAATGGCTAGAGTAGCAACTGTACATAAACAACTATTGAAAGAGAATCCCAATACAATGATGGTTTTAGCAGGAGACTTTTTAAATCCATCTTTATTAGGAACGGTTAAGTATGAAGGAAATCGATTAAGAGGGAGGCAGATGGTAGATGTAATGAATCACATGGGAGTTGATTTAGTTGCATTTGGAAATCACGAGTTTGATTTAAGTTATAAAGATTTGCAGAAACGCTTGAATGAAAGTAATTTTGAATGGATTTCTGGAAATATTAAACATTATAAAGCGGGAAAGAAAGAACTTTTTAGTAAAATATTAAAGGGTAAGAAATTCCCTGTAAAAGATACCTTTATTCGCGAATTTGTAAATATAGATGGAACAAGGGTAAAAATAGGTTTTATAAGTGTTTGTATTCCTTCTAATCCTAGAAGTTACATTGCTTATGGGGATGTTATTGAAGAAGCGAAAAGATCTTATAATGAGCTAAAGGGAAAGGTAGATCTTGTTTTTGGCTTGACACATGTAAAAATAAATCAAGATAAAGAAATAGCAAAGCTATTGCCGAATATACCGTTAATTATGGGAGGGCATGAACATACAAATAGTTATGATAAGGAAGGAAAGGTAATCATAGCTAAAGCAGATGCAAATGCTAAAACAGTTTATATACATAAAGTATCTTACAACAAATTAACTAAAGAAGTAGATGTTTATTCAGAACTTAAAGAGATTAATAAAGAAATACAGCCAGATAAAAAGATAGCTAAAATAGTAAATAAATGGCAAGCTATTTTAAAAAATAAAATAAAAGAATTAGTAGCAAATCCAGAAGAAGTGATATACAATGCTATAATTCCCTTAGATGCAAGAGATACACCTATACGGAGCAAGCAAACTAATATGGGGAAACTCATAGCCAAAGCAATGAGTTTTGCTTTTGATGACTCGGTAGATTGTGCTTTGGTAAATGGAGGATCTATACGTTTAGATGATACCTTAACAGGAAATATTACCCCAATAGATATATTTAAAGTATTGCCTTATGGGGGAGCTATCTTAAAGATTGAATTAAAAGGTAGCTTACTTAAAAAAGTATTGGATTTTGGAGCTGAGTCAGTAGGAACGGGTGCTTACTTACAAAGGTATAATGTTGATAATAATAAGGGAAGATGGTTTGTTCAAAATGAATTGATAGATAAAAATAAAGTATATAAGGTTGCCATATCAGATTATTTATTGAAAGGTTTTGATATTCCTTTTTTGTCAGAAAAAAATAAAGAAATCCTTCGAGTTTATCAACCAAAACTAGGTGAAAAAGGGCATGACATTCGTAGTGCTATTATACAATATTTTAAAAAATAA